The genomic region ATTTCCCTTATCTCCCTGTCTCGCTTATCTGCCGTTATAATTTTAATTCGCTCGATCGGGTCAAATACATCGCCTGTCCGGTGATTTTCTCGCATTCAAAAGAGGACGAACTCATTCCATTCCGGATGGGACGGAGTTTGTTTGATACCGTGACCGGCTCAAAGACTTTCGTGGAGATTACCGGCGGCCATAACGACCGCGATTATCTTTCAGACGAGAACTACCATGCCGCGCTTAATGAATTTATCCACTTAGTTGAGGCAAAGGCCTCTCATGAAGATCGTTAGCATGAGCCGGAAAGGCTGATTTGCCAAGCGTTTGGCGTATACGCAAATCATTTGACAAGTCGGGTTGAAGAGCCTATTTTCGCTAATTATTATGGAGCATGACTCCGGATTTGAATCGATAGCAAGGATTTAGAAGAAGCGTGTTGGATACAAATCAATTACTCGAGTACACCGAACCGGTACAGGCGGACCTCGCTGCGTTCGACCGGAAGCTATCCGATTATCTCCGAGGAGATTCCCCGCTTATCTCCTCCATTGCCCGCCATTTGCTCAAATCCAAAGGGAAACGGATTCGACCGGCCTTTCTATTCTTATCATCCCGGGCATCGGATAGCTATACCGAACATTCGGTCGATGCCTCGCTGGCAATAGAGCTCATTCACACTGCAACCTTGCTCCATGACGACGTAGTCGATGATGCCGAACTTCGCCGTGGACAGGAGACGGTTAATGCCAAATGGACAAATCTTATCTCGGTACTCATGGGCGATTATCTGTTCGCCAAGGCTTTTCGTATCATGGTCGATACCGGCTCAATTGAACTTATCGGCGCCATTTCCAAAGCGACCGAGCGGGTCTCAGTAGGCGAACTTCGTCAGATAGAAGAGACCGGCAACTATGCGCTTTCCGAGGATGAATATCTTGAGATTATCGCCGACAAGACGGCATCTCTTTTTGCAGTCTCCTGCGAAACTGGCCCTATATTAAGCCGACGGCCTGCCGAACGAGACCGCTTTGCCCTTTTCGGCGAAAGTATTGGCACGGCTTTCCAAATTGCCGATGACCTGCTCGATTTTATCGGCGAAGCCGATAAAATCGGAAAACAGCCGGGCAATGATGTCATGAACGGCAAAGTAACCCTTCCGCTTATCTATTCCCTCAAGCAGGTCTCCGAGGCAAGCGGCAGAGAAATAATTAAATATCTCAAGACCCAGGACGATGGCGAGTCTTTCAAAACCATCCATCGCTTTGTCACCGAAAATGGCGGAATCGATTATGCCTACCGGAGAGCCGATGAACTGTGCCAGCAGGGGTTGGAATCACTCGACCGGCTACAACAGTCGGTATACTACGATCGTCTAACCGAGATGGTTCGATTCACCACTCAGCGGGCTTCATAGAGGCGATAAGCCTCGAGATGTTCGTGTGCCGATTTCCAATCCCAGATATACATAGTAACAATAGTCGCGTTTTGTTTCATCGGGTATAAGGTTTCATCATGTTTGGCTGGTCTGACTTTTCGATCGATTTTCTTGCGGCGTCTCCGGTAATACTTTTTCTCGTATTAGCCCTGCTGATCGGCTTCGCCGTCTTTGTTTATTATAAAACCAATCCGCCTGTCCCATCCTATATACGGATCATTCTGGCATCATTGAGGATTATAGCGATTGTTGCGCTGGTTGGGGCGTTGCTTGAGCCG from Candidatus Zixiibacteriota bacterium harbors:
- a CDS encoding polyprenyl synthetase family protein, with the translated sequence MLDTNQLLEYTEPVQADLAAFDRKLSDYLRGDSPLISSIARHLLKSKGKRIRPAFLFLSSRASDSYTEHSVDASLAIELIHTATLLHDDVVDDAELRRGQETVNAKWTNLISVLMGDYLFAKAFRIMVDTGSIELIGAISKATERVSVGELRQIEETGNYALSEDEYLEIIADKTASLFAVSCETGPILSRRPAERDRFALFGESIGTAFQIADDLLDFIGEADKIGKQPGNDVMNGKVTLPLIYSLKQVSEASGREIIKYLKTQDDGESFKTIHRFVTENGGIDYAYRRADELCQQGLESLDRLQQSVYYDRLTEMVRFTTQRAS